DNA from Vibrio alfacsensis:
ACACCACCGTTTTCATCACGATAAATGCGCCATAAACAAAGGCACTCAACGCAACAAGTCCACCAACGACCGTCGCTAAGCGCAGTGGTCGAATAGAGAATGACGTAATGCCGTCCATCGCGAGACCAATGAGTTTGAGGTAGTTCCATTTGGTTTCGCCACAAAAGCGAGCATCACGCTCAAATTGAACCGTTGCCTGCTTGAATCCCGGCCAAGAAAAGATGCCTTTCATATATCGATTGCGCTCTGGTAACGCATTAATGTGTTTAACGACTTCTGCGCTCAATAGACGGAAATCACCGACGTTCTCCGGTACATCTAATTTCGCCATGCTATTAAGCACTTTGTAAAAGCAAGCGGCCGAGAAGCGTTTGAACCAAGTTTCACCGTGGCGTTCGCTGCGCTGCATGTTAACCACGTCATAACCCTCGCGCCATTTAGAGACCATTTTTGGAATAAGCTCTGGCGGGTCTTGCAAATCCGCATCAATCACGATCACCGCTTCACCTCGGCAATGCTCTAGACCGGCACTCATCGCCGATTCCTTACCGAAGTTACGACTAAGCGCAATACATCGAATGTCACTCGCGGACTGCATAAAGTTCTGTGCAATCATTAAACTGTTATCTTTGCTGCCGTCATCAACATAGATAATTTCACAGAGTTCAGGCATACCATCCAATACAGCAGTTAAGCGGCGATGAAATTCAGGTAAGACTTCTTGCTCATTAAAGAACGGCACTACAACAGACAAAACTGTTTGAGACTCAGAGTGTTGGCTCACCTTTGAAAAGGTTGCTTCGTGAATATTGAAGGTTGTCATGCTACTCTTCCACTGTATCCGATGAATGGATGCAGCTTACAAAGAACGGCGTGAAAGAGTTGTTGTTGACATCTTTTTCACACCCTTAGTGCATAATGTTCGGTTAAGGCACATATCACCAAGTAACCTCAAAAAACACCGAATTGGAGAGCAATACATGAAACGTGTTCTGTTAGTGGAAGATAATCGAGAAATTGCAGGTATGCTGTTCGATTATTTTGAGTGTGCAGGTATGGAACTCGACTATGCGGACAACGGTGAACTCGGCCTTAAATTAGCGATGGAAAACACATTCGATATCATCTTACTCGACTTGATGTTACCTCGTATGGATGGCCTCACTGTCTGCAATAAACTCCGCGATGCCGGCAACAACACACCCATTTTGATGCTCACTGCGCTCGACAGCAGAGATGATATGCTCAAAGGGTTCCAACACGGTGCCGATGATTACCTCACCAAACCGTTTGATCTGGATATTCTAGAAGCGCGCATGACCGCATTGATTCGTCGTTACCGTGGCACCGTGGCATCGAGCAAATTGGTATACGGAGAGGTGTCTATTGACCAAAAAACCCGTAAAGCGTATCGCCAAGACAAATTACTTGCCTTAAACCCAACCACTTACGCCATTTTAGAAATGCTAGTGAAAAGTGCCCCCGATCTGGTTACCCGTGAAGAAGTGGCGTTTCGCCTGTGGCAAGAAAACGAGCCAAATAATGACGTATTGCGTAGCCATATCTATCAACTACGTAATCAATTAGACAAACCGTTCGAAAACACTTACTGATGACCATCCCTAAAGTGGGTTTCCGTTTGGAGTCTGGGGCATGATTCACCGATTACTATCGAGTTCACAAAGCACGCAAAGTATGACGGGTCGCCTTGCGCTGTTTTTCTCTCTAGTCTCGGTTGTCATTGGTATTTTCTGTTTTTGTATCATCACAGGCTCGCTGCTTTGGTCGGAAGATCGAGTCGGTGAACGCCGCATCATGATCGACAAAAAAGAAGCCATAGAACATTTTCAAGCTTATCCCGATCAAGGCAGTCTTAAACTCGATTTATTGACCATCGCCTATAATGATGTCGCGTTAGTCCCAAAAGAGTACCAATCGTACCTCATTGGCAAAAAACACTTTCTTGATGAAGTTGGGGATGAACGGTATTCAAGAATGATCTATATGAGTACTTACACTTACCAAGGTAAAGAGCATCCCATCATTCTTATCTCACTTATCGATGAAGTCGAAATTACGTCTGAAGAATTCATTATGGTGGTCGCCATGGTGCTTTCTGTGGTGGCGGTGCTGATTTTTTTATTCGGCAATCTATTACTCAAGCTTTCTCAACGCTTAATCGAACCCGTTAACTCGCTTAAAAATCAATTGGATCAGCACCAAGGTGACCCAACGCAAACTTTTAGTGTGCCAGAGGGCTCCGCTAAGGAATTTCAAGCACTGGCAACGGAGCTCAATGAGTACAGGCATAAAATCAACCAGGTCATCAAACGAGAACAAGCCTTTGCTCGCTATGCCAGTCATGAGTTACGCACACCACTGACCGTCATGAAAGGCTCAAGTAGTATGCTAGCAAGAGGTGCCAATACGGATTTTCAATCACGACAAGTTCATCGTATACAAGGTGCAACACAACAAATGTCGACCATGGTTGATGCACTACTTGGCTTAGTTCGTTATGAGCGCAACACGGATGATTCACCAAAACGAAGTATCACTGAACAAGAGATCAAACAAATCATTGCGCAAAGCCAAGCGCAAGCCGATGAAAAGAACCTTGATTTTGATATACAAATCGATGGCCATCCGACAACGCGAGCAACCAATGCTGTGCTGACTATTATTTTAGGTAACCTTGTCCGTAATGGCATCGCGGCAACACCATCCGGTGCTATTCACGTCCACATGGACGATAAGCAAATTTCAGTTCGAGATCAAGGCGATGGGCTTTCTGATATTCCCCACTCCGATGGTCATGGCTTAGGGTTAATGATTGTCGATGACTTATGTCAACGATATGGCTGGCAATTTAAAATCGCTACACACCCAAAAGGCGGCTGTGAGGCTGTGATTAAAATCGCTTCGGAACATCAAGCGTAACCGAAGCGATCTTGCCATAAATACATGAGGTCTCGATTTGTGCCTGACAAACGTTAAAATTGTCGCAGACCAAGGCCTCAAGAATATAGATATGACGTTTTATTCGCTCTAGTTTTATTTTGTTCTAGTTTTATTTCGTTCTAGCTTTCTTTTGTTCTAAATGTGCAGTTCTGCTAGGCGTTGATATTCATGACACCCTACTTCCGATTGCTCACAAACAGACAACAAATCATCAATGAAAAATCGTAACGCGCGAGATTCAATCGTTCTGATTGCCGTTTGCTGCTCCTGTGATAAATAACCATAAATACTTGCCGCACCAAAGTCGCCAAATATCATCTGACCCTGCGCATTAACCAAAGTATTGTGCGCATACAAGTCGCCATGACACACTTTGTTGTCGTGCAAGTGGTGAAACACATCAATCATCTGTTCAACGATTAGAGTAATCTGCTTAATTGTCAGTGAGAAGCCTGCAGGAAAAGTATCTCTTGTGCAGGTATCTAGTGTTGGTGGCAAGCCTAAGTTGTAGTAGCTGTCTGGAATAAGCTCCATCACCAACGCAAGCTCAGTAACGTCATCAAGTTGTGCAATCGACTTCACCAAGTTGTTATGCTGCCCCGCCTGTAAACAGGCTTCGAGCTCATCCTGAGGAAAACCATCACTGGTCACTTCACCTTTGAATACTTTCACAGCAACTTCATTTGGAAAATCGTAATCCAAATCCAGCCAATTGGCATGAGAGATCACCCCACTCGCCCCTTGCCCTAGCACGTGATTGAGTGAATAGCTGCTCTTCGAGACTTTAGGCACACTGTCTAACGAAGAGGGATGCAGACAAAAAGGATTCCCTGCGAAAGCACACCACGCCAGCTTTGGTAGCTGCGTCAATACATTGGGGAAACATTCAAGTTGGTTGGCAGAGAGGCGAATTAACTCCAAGTTAACCAAGTTTTTCATGCTGCTTGGCAGTTGCTTTATTTGGTTTCCTGCTAGCGCTAGCTTTTGCAATCTCGGCCTTTCACCTAAGCTATTTGGAAGTGTTTCAATTTCATTATCAGTCAAAATTAACCAACGTAACTGAGCAGGAAGTGACGCTTCACTTACTGTTTTAATTTTGTTGGTTTTAAACCCGACCATCTCAAGATTTGGCA
Protein-coding regions in this window:
- a CDS encoding glycosyltransferase family 2 protein → MTTFNIHEATFSKVSQHSESQTVLSVVVPFFNEQEVLPEFHRRLTAVLDGMPELCEIIYVDDGSKDNSLMIAQNFMQSASDIRCIALSRNFGKESAMSAGLEHCRGEAVIVIDADLQDPPELIPKMVSKWREGYDVVNMQRSERHGETWFKRFSAACFYKVLNSMAKLDVPENVGDFRLLSAEVVKHINALPERNRYMKGIFSWPGFKQATVQFERDARFCGETKWNYLKLIGLAMDGITSFSIRPLRLATVVGGLVALSAFVYGAFIVMKTVVFGEPVSGYPSMMVVQLALGGIQLLSIGLLGEYIGRIFVETKQRPLYLVQSVYEQPAKHQTIPPLKFKLGETA
- a CDS encoding sensor histidine kinase → MIHRLLSSSQSTQSMTGRLALFFSLVSVVIGIFCFCIITGSLLWSEDRVGERRIMIDKKEAIEHFQAYPDQGSLKLDLLTIAYNDVALVPKEYQSYLIGKKHFLDEVGDERYSRMIYMSTYTYQGKEHPIILISLIDEVEITSEEFIMVVAMVLSVVAVLIFLFGNLLLKLSQRLIEPVNSLKNQLDQHQGDPTQTFSVPEGSAKEFQALATELNEYRHKINQVIKREQAFARYASHELRTPLTVMKGSSSMLARGANTDFQSRQVHRIQGATQQMSTMVDALLGLVRYERNTDDSPKRSITEQEIKQIIAQSQAQADEKNLDFDIQIDGHPTTRATNAVLTIILGNLVRNGIAATPSGAIHVHMDDKQISVRDQGDGLSDIPHSDGHGLGLMIVDDLCQRYGWQFKIATHPKGGCEAVIKIASEHQA
- a CDS encoding leucine-rich repeat-containing protein kinase family protein, giving the protein MQTLEQLKSGQLLGIKQLKLAEGLTDFPMEIIELADTLEVLDLSGNSLSELPEALEKLTKLKIIFASNNRFTHLPDVLGKLPNLEMVGFKTNKIKTVSEASLPAQLRWLILTDNEIETLPNSLGERPRLQKLALAGNQIKQLPSSMKNLVNLELIRLSANQLECFPNVLTQLPKLAWCAFAGNPFCLHPSSLDSVPKVSKSSYSLNHVLGQGASGVISHANWLDLDYDFPNEVAVKVFKGEVTSDGFPQDELEACLQAGQHNNLVKSIAQLDDVTELALVMELIPDSYYNLGLPPTLDTCTRDTFPAGFSLTIKQITLIVEQMIDVFHHLHDNKVCHGDLYAHNTLVNAQGQMIFGDFGAASIYGYLSQEQQTAIRTIESRALRFFIDDLLSVCEQSEVGCHEYQRLAELHI